Genomic segment of Drosophila ananassae strain 14024-0371.13 chromosome 2L, ASM1763931v2, whole genome shotgun sequence:
TATATTGCCCATGTTCTCTTTGGTGTGTGGTACCTATTCAACATAAACTTAAGATTTAGGTCACTTCAAAAGGAAGCTAAGTTGTGGGATTACCTTCCAGGCAGCTCTATCGTCATCGTAGATCATTACCGATCGCATTATCATCATTTCTGTGCAGCCGCCTTTGAGCAGGGCCACCTGGTCCTCCTGGCACATGTCACGGAATGCTGTTATCTTCTTGGCCATTTTGATAAGCCTCTTGATGGCCACCGCCGTCAGATTGATCAGCTGCAGTAGTTTAGGATTGTGGCGAGTGTCGTCAGGCTGagtaaacaaacaaatagaaaCATAACGCACAGGTGTCCACCACTTTATTATCGCTTGAATCGTAAAGGCTTCTCCTCGGAAAGTGAATCATTGGAGTGGTGTGGCACCAGCGCTCTTATCATAGCGGCTCAAACACCTGGCTGCTCTATATTTCGTAAAAATTGTATCGTTTTCCCAAATTAACAATACCAGAATGTGCTAATTGCGATGAGGCGCATGAGGTAAATATTATGAAGCGACAATAAACGGGCCCGGAATCAAAATCGACCGCTGCTGGAGTCTCATGAgcgcctgctgctgctcatGATAATGGTTGATAATGGCACTATTGGTGGGACCGGAGACCCGTTGATAATGCCCAGTGTCTGCCCTGGTCTTGGCAGACCGTCTGGTCGCTTTGATTACTCAAAGCTAGGGTGGGCCAAATTATTGGACACAAATTCGGCGAAGCGGTGATTCATTCAACATAAAATTATTTGCAATTGCGCTTTGGGGATCATAGGTCTGCGTCTAATGAGTATTGTTGACTCTAAAAATATGAGATAGCGACAGTAATTCTTTCAACTAGAACTCCAGTTTTAAGTTTCCGAATGAAATGGgaaacaattaaaaatgtcAACTCATTTAATCAGTCGCTTTCCAGCATGGGGTCTTAGTTTAAGGTtggaaataaataatagtttTAAAAGCTTGTGTTGTTTTGAATTATAAAGTAAGCACAGTTCTGCATTGAGTTTCCGCTTCAAAAGTAAGCCTTCATGCTTATAATCTTTTAAAACAAAGCCACCCCATTGAAGAGCTGTTTACATTTGGAAGCAGCACAGTGCTGGGACCACAGAAACCGTCTGCTGCAGTCACGGCCCATGGGCCTTCAAAGCAATACGCACTGAATCACTGGCTTTTACCTGCTGCCAGGTGCTGTATATCGCGGGCACATCCACCGATTAGATAAGCCTTCCGAAGTTGGAGGTTTCACTAAAAAAAGAAAGGCTAATGGTTGACTTACCTTAATGCGATCGTCGCCCATCATCAAGGCGCTGAGGTCCTCGTCCACCGGATCGTAGAGAGCCTCACTGGCCAGGCGAAGTTCGCGCAGCTTCATCTGTTCCGCTTCGTTCAGTTCCCGATCCATTAGATGGCTGGATGGCGCGCAGATGGGTTGCTGTAGGCTTGTCTGGTGACTTCTGTTTCCTGACGGGTTGCATCCGCCATAAGACGTCTGAGGGAGGCCTCCGCTCCCATCCTTGACCCGTGATGATGGAGCCTGGATGCTATTAAAGGCCTGGTACTCAATGCGGATAACTTCTGAAAGCACAGACTCGATCGAGTTAATGCTGAACTCGCTATCCATGCTGGGCTCTTCGTTGTAATTGGTCTGCATAAATGTTTTCAGGTCGAAGTCCGGAAAGTGGGCGATGTAAGGCAAGGGGTGGCTGCTGCTCGAAGTGCTGGGCAGCTCTTCAGATCCGGGCGACGGATATTGCAGATCCAAAGCGGCGGCTGAATCTTGCGGCGATATCGGTGGACTACCACTGCCCAGCATGCTCTGGATCACAGTGTCTACGCGCTCCGCCGGTAGATCCGCTTTAGCCGTCGGCTCCTTTTCCAGCAATGGCTTGCGGTCCGAGGTCTGTTGAGCTACACTGGCCCCACCTCCGCTCAGGATGCGGTTAAGGATTCGCAACGCCTCCGCCGGCGTGTTCATGAATTTGTTCATAATGTCAATGGCATCTTCTGGCGAATGCATCAGGTTTTGCATAAACTCAACCACGTCAGCCGGCGAGTCGACAATCTTTGATATAATCTCCACGCCGTCCGTGGGCGAGCTCATGAATTTTGTAAATACTGTGAGCGCGTTGAAAGGCGAGTTCATGAATTTGCTGATGATTTTGAGAGCGTCGcctgaaaaattaaaattagcAGCCGATCATAGAAGCTCCATGTTCGCCACTTACCTGGATAGTCAATCAGATGCGACACCAGCTTCAGAGCGTCCTTTTGCGAGCTGATCACCTTCTCCATCACGGAAATAGCCTCCTTTTGGGTGCGCATCAACCGGTTGATGGTTTGCGAAGCCCGATCCGGATCCGACACGATCTGCTCAACAATCTTCTCGGCCGTCATCTCCATGGGATTGACCTGGACTCCCGCTGGGCTGCCGTTTCCAGTGACACAGCCATTGGCGCCGCTATCCATTGAACCGCAACTCTGGGAGTCCTGTGAGCCAGAGTAGAGCTCTAtgttactgctgctgctgtccgCTTGGGCTTTGTTGTCGCCGCTGGTTGGTTCGCCCTCGCCAGTGTCCACGACTCCGTTCTCCATTAGTCGGCGCTTGGCCCTGTTTGTCTCAATCTTACGCCGCTTGATCAGCTTGTCCTCCTCCGACATAATATTCTCGCTTTTCATGCCAATGTCGAGGCATTTTCGAAGGCGGCACTTTTGGCAGAAGCGGCGGGTGACCACGGTGATGTCGCAGTTCTGGTTAAACGGGCAGGTGAACTGTTTCTTGGCCAGGGCATTTCGGCGAAAGAAGGCTTTGCAGCTCTCGCAGGTGACGGCGTTGAAGTTGTACCCCAACGCCTTGTCCCCGCACACCGCGCAGTTCTTCGGCGGCGACATTTCGATAGAGACCAGGCCAGTGCTAGTCGGGCGGGCGGTCAGGCAGCGCAGCTTTCAATTAGGCCTCtgattgattttttaattggtTCCAGCGGAGGTGgagctgctactgctgctggcGGAGCGCTGGGTGGGTGGCGGTTTATTTGTAGTGGTGTGGCGTGTGTTGGGGGGCAGGAACTCCTCAAATCAAAACAACTCTAGCATCTAGCTACAGCATTTTACGATTTCCAGCGATACCCACGTTACGGCTCTCGGATTGCACATAGTTTTCGTGGCCCTCAGCACGCAGAATTCGGCAGGTCGCGTTATCACCACATATTTTAATGAATTAATGTCCGTCCGTCAGGTCTCCAGCTCAAATCCAATAACAACAAGCAACCGCTCCGGGTGAATGGCAAATAGCGCCGATATGAGTCCGACTATCGAAGAAACAATCGCAGTTCTCAGCTGGACATTTTCCACTTGctagaaattaaattagaaaattaatcaattaaaatGAACCGAGTGAGGACTACGCAGGCCAAGACAGGCGAGATCATCGCTTACAGCGAAGGTGCAATTCGCAACAACATATCCGCCGTGGAGTACTGCCGCACCTCGATGGCCGCCATCTCCGGCTGTGCTGCGGGTAATTGGGACCTACATATTAGTGATTTTCTGACAATTTTAACTTTTTCTATTGTTTTAGGAATCCTTGGACTAAGCGGAACCCTGGGCTTCCTGTTCTACTTTCTATCGGTCTTTGTTCTGTGGATTCTGGTACTCTTGAAGTCCGGTACCCAGTGGCGCAAGTTCTTCATCAACCGCCGGAATCTGCTGACCAACCAGTTCATGGGTGGCCTTTGCACCTACGTGCTCTTCTGGACATTCCTATACGGCATGGTTCACGTGTATTAAGAGTATTTGTTTCTTTACATAAATTTAACTACAAAACATAGCGGAATAAACATAGGTTTGGACTAGGAAATGAAAGTTCGTTGGTTTCAACCTCTTCTCAGGTCTGTACGGCGGAGGCGGCCGCCGCTGTTCCAGAGCAGTCGCACCATGGCGTTTTATTTAGATCACATTCGAGCAGTATGTTAAGTATCGTTACATCCACTCCGTCAATGGACAATTCGTGGACCTTCAAAATCTTGTATCGGACATTGTCCAGACCCGTCTTGTGGTCCCTTTTGCGAGTCATCTCCTTCTGGTTGAAGCACTTTTGCGTGTCGCGCTTGCGGTGATGGCGATTATGGATATGGCTGCAGAACAGATTTCCTTAATTAGCGTTCTGAACTaagaataatttaaaaattcctaaaagTACCTAAAAGTATTGTTTGTGCCAGTCTTTATATTCTCCGGTCTTGTGACTCTCAATCCTGCATCCCGGATGCGTACAAAGAACTCATCGTCTTCTAGTCCCCAGCCCCAGTATTGGTTGGACATGCCGTTCATCTGCTGAAACTGTTCCCTGCGCACCAAGAGTATTCCGCCCACAAAGTTCTCGTAGTGGTACTTTGGATGCAGCTTAGGGCCGGCAATGTGCAAGGGTCCCAGACTACTAGGATACTCGTACCGCAAATCGTCGTTCATGGGCAGCAAATCCACGTCGTGCATGGCGATGTAGTCATAGACATTGCTGGTGAACTGGAAGCCCACGTTGATGAGGGAGGCGCGGTTGAATCGGAATCGATCCACCTGGTTCAAGACGAATATGTGGTGCTCCACATTCTGACGTTGGAGGAACTTTGTTATATGGGGTACGAACTGCAGAAGCTCCTCGAATCTATCACGGAACGGCACCAGTAAGGCCATTTTGTGATCCGCTTTGACATGATCATGATGGGGCGATTTTGGCACTTCTTGTGAATGCTCGGCAGTAGCCGGGATGCCTACTGACCTAGTCGGGGGATTGGAGAGCGGGCATATGCAATCTATAAAAAGCGTGGTGTCAGTCAGTATTTATAGAAGGTGCTCCCATATTTGAAGCGGATACGCACCTGATCCCAGTGGCATGAAACTGAGAACGGCGATTCCGCCCAAGCAGAAGGAAAGTCCGCAGACGAAGAGCCAGTTGACGGTGGATACGGTCACCATTTGGGCTGCTAATTATCCAAAGCAGTCAGTCAAAAAGCCGGTGTCAGGTCATACTAGGGATGGAGAGTAACGGAATCTCGATGATGCGAAAGCGCCACCTGCGTCGCAAAGGAAAAATAATGGGGTTTTCAAGTGGCGCCAAACGCGTTgttgtttaaataattttaaagacTATTAGCAATGTTATGGCCTTCGCGAGGGGCCATGATGTCCTTTCAGGCGCTTTCCCCATTTTGCAAGAGGACCCCCTAGAAAATTTGacagaaaatctaaaaaaaatgtcttcccagattttgatgcagattggtggagaatcgatctacgaatcgtttaaggtattccgctcaagaatctgaagTCTATTAGCAAAGATAaggccttcgcaaggggccatgtTGTCCCTTCATGCGATTTCCCCATTTTgcaaggggatccccttgaaaatttgacagaaaatataaaaaaaaatgtcttcccagattttgatgcagattggtggagaatcgatctacgaatcgtttaaggtattccgctcaagaatctgaagTCTATTAGCAAAGATAaggccttcgcaaggggccatgtTGTCCTTTCAGGCGCTTTGCCCatttttcaaggggatccccttgaaaatttgacagaaaatctaaaaaaaaatgtcttcccagattttgatgcagattggtggagaatcgatctacgaatcgtttaaggtattccgctcaagaatctgaacactattggcaaagatatggccttcgcaaggggccatgtTGTCCTTTCAGGCGCTTTGCCCatttttcaaggggatccccttgaaaatttgacagaaaatctaaaaaaaaatgtcttcccagattttgatgcagattggtggagaatcgatctacgaatcgtttaaggtattccgctcaagaatctgaagTCTATTAGCAAAGATAaggccttcgcaaggggccatgtTGTCCTTTCAGGCGCTTTGCCCATTTTTCAAGGGGACCCCCTACAAAAAATTTGacacaaaatctaaaaaaaaatgtgttcccagattttaatgcagagtggtggagaatcaatctacgaatcgtttaaggtattccgctcaagaatctgaagACTAttagcaaagatatggccttcgcaaggggccatgtTGTCCCTTCATGCGATTTCCCCATTTGgcaaggggatccccttgaaaatttgacagaaaatctaaaaaaaaaattcttcccagattttgatgcagattggtggagaatcgatctacgaatcgtttaaggtattccgctcaagaatctgaacACTAttagcaaagatatggccttcgcaaggggccatgtTGTCCCTTCATGCGATTTCCCCATTTGgcaaggggatccccttgaaaatttgacagaaaatctaaaaaaaaatgtcttcccagattttgatgcagattggtggagaatcgatctacaaatcgtttaaggtattccgctcaagaatctgaagTCTATTAGCAAAGATAaggccttcgcaaggggccatgtTGTCCTTTCAGGCGCTTTGCCCatttttcaaggggatccTTGAAAATTTGacagaaaatcaaaaaaaaaatgtcttcccagattttgatgcagattggtggagtatcgatctacgaatcgttgaaggtattccgctcaagaatctgaagTCTATTAGCAAAGATAaggccttcgcaaggggccatgtTGTCCTGCCAGGCGCTTTGCCCATTTTTCAAGGGGACCCCCTAGAAAATTTGacagaaaatctaaaaaaaaatgtgttcccagattttaatgcagattggtggagaatcgatctacgaatcgtttaaggtattccgctcaagaatctgaagTCTATTAGCAAAGATAaggccttcgcaaggggccatgtTGTCCCTTCATGCGATTTCCCCATTTTgcaaggggatccccttgaaaatttgacagaaaatataaaaaaaaatgtcttcccagattttgatgcagattggtggagaatcgatctacgaatcgtttaaggtattccgctcaagaatctgaagTCTATTAGCAAAGATAaggccttcgcaaggggccatgtTGTCCTTTCAGGCGCTTTGCCCatttttcaaggggatccccttgaaaatttgacagaaaatctaaaaaaaaatgtcttcccagattttgatgcagattggtggagaatcgatctacgaatcgtttaaggtattccgctcaagaatctgaagTCTATTAGCAAAGATAaggccttcgcaaggggccatgtTGTCCTTTCAGGCGCTTTGCCCATTTTTCAAGGGGACCCTTGAAACCCTCGGGCCCTCGGTTCCAGGCTCCGGTGAGTGATAGGGAACATCCACGGGCACTATAACATTTAATCAAAAGTGAGAAGTTGTTCAGGACTGCGAGTCATCTCCTTCTGGTTGAAGCACTTTTGCGTGTCGCGCTTGCGGTGATGGCGATTATGGATATGGCTGCAGAACAGATTTCCTTAATTAGCGTTCTGAACTaagaataatttaaaaattcctaaaagTACCTAAAAGTATTGTTTGTGCCAGTCTTTATATTCTCCGGTCTTGTGACTCTCAATCCTGCATCCCGGCGTACAAAGAACTCATCGTCTTCTAGTCCCCAGCCCCAGTATTGGTTGGACATGCCGTTCATCTGCTGAAACTGTTCCCTGCGCACCAAGAGTATTCCGCCCACAAAGTTCTCGTAGTGGTACTTTGGATGCAGCTTAGGGCCGGCAATGTGCAAGGGTCCCAGACTACTAGGATACTCGATACTTGGCGGGTTCAGAAGTACTGACCTTGATGAGTTCGTCTTCAGTGACTTCCTTCTCGGGAACGTGGGCAGGCTTAGACGTCTCTTCCTCACCGCTGCCTTCTGGCTCTGGCGTGGTGACGATCTTGGCAACATCCTCTTCAGCAGATTCAGTGGAGGTTTCCTTAGTTTCTTCCGTCGAAGACGGCACATCGATTCTGGAGTCGGATGCAATGGCAGCAGTGGAAGATTCGGGCTCGAACGAGAAGTCCTTCTCGTCAGTAGGACGTACTGGAGCTGCTGTGGTAACTTCTTCCTTCTCCTCTTCCTCATCTTCAACCTCGCCGCTACCTTCTGCGGCAGGAATATCAGTAGAGCTCTCCGTCTCCTTGTCCTGATCCTTCTCCTCATCATCGATGTGCTCCTGGAGATCCACATCTTCCTTGGGAATCTCAGCATGGATACCCTTAGTTGGCACCGCAGTAACGGCCTCCTCCGTGGTGATCTCCACAATTTCGGTGGTTGCGCTGTCGTCTTCGCAGATGTAGTTGCTTGGGCAACATTCACCCTATTCCCACCCATTCACCCTATGAAGTCTATTAGCAAAGATAaggccttcgcaaggggccatgtTGTCCTTTCAGGCGCTTTGCCCATTTTTCAAGGGGACCCCCTACAAAAAATTTGacacaaaatctaaaaaaaaatgtgttcccagattttaatgcagagtggtggagaatcaatctacgaatcgtttaaggtattccgctcaagaatctgaagACTAttagcaaagatatggccttcgcaaggggccatgtTGTCCCTTCATGCGATTTCCCCATTTGgcaaggggatccccttgaaaatttgacagaaaatctaaaaaaaaatgtcttcccagattttgatgcagattggtggagaatcgatctacaaatcgtttaaggtattccgctcaagaatctgaacACTCttagcaaagatatggccttcgcaaggggccatgtTGTCCCTTCATGCGATTTTCCCATTTTgcaaggggatccccttgaaaatttgacagaaaatctaaaaaaaaatgtcttcccagattttgatgcagattggtggagaatcgatctacaaatcgtttaaggtattccgctcaagaatctgaagTCTATTAGCAAAGATAaggccttcgcaaggggccatgtTGTCCTTTCAGGCGCTTTGCCCatttttcaaggggatccTTGAAAATTTGacagaaaatcaaaaaaaaaatgtcttcccagattttgatgcagattggtggagtatcgatctacgaatcgttgaaggtattccgctcaagaatctgaagTCTATTAGCAAAGATAaggccttcgcaaggggccatgtTGTCCTGCCAGGCGCTTTGCCCATTTTTCAAGGGGACCCCCTAGAAAATTTGacagaaaatctaaaaaaaaatgtgttcccagattttaatgcagattggtggagaatcgatctacgaatcgtttaaggtattccgctcaagaatctgaagTCTATTAGCAAAGATAaggccttcgcaaggggccatgtTGTCCCTTCATGCGATTTCCCCATTTTgcaaggggatccccttgaaaatttgatagaaaatctaaaaaaaaatgtcttcccagattttgatgcagattggtggagaatcgatctacgaaccgtttaaggtattccgctcaagaatctgaagTCTATTAGCAAAGATAaggccttcgcaaggggccatgtTGTCCCTTCATGCGATTTCCCCATTTTgcaaggggatccccttgaaaatttgacagaaaatataaaaaaaaatgtcttcccagattttgatgcagattggtggagaatcgatctacgaatcgtttaaggtattccgctcaagaatctgaagTCTATTAGCAAAGATAaggccttcgcaaggggccatgtTGTCCTTTCAGGCGCTTTGCCCatttttcaaggggatccccttgaaaatttgacagaaaatctaaaaaaaaatgtcttcccagattttgatgcagattggtggagaatcgatctacgaatcgtttaaggtattccgctcaagaatctgaagTCTATTAGCAAAGATAaggccttcgcaaggggccatgtTGTCCTTTCAGGCGCTTTGCCCATTTTTCAAGGGGACCCTTGAAACCCTCGGGCCCTCGGTTCCAGGCTCCGGTGAGTGATAGGGAACATCCACGGGCACTATAACATTTAATCAAAAGTGAGAAGTTGTTCAGGACTGCGAGTCATCTCCTTCTGGTTGAAGCACTTTTGCGTGTCGCGCTTGCGGTGATGGCGATTATGGATATGGCTGCAGAACAGATTTCCTTAATTAGCGTTCTGAACTaagaataatttaaaaattcctaaaagTACCTAAAAGTATTGTTTGTGCCAGTCTTTATATTCTCCGGTCTTGTGACTCTCAATCCTGCATCCCGGCGTACAAAGAACTCATCGTCTTCTAGTCCCCAGCCCCAGTATTGGTTGGACATGCCGTTCATCTGCTGAAACTGTTCCCTGCGCACCAAGAGTATTCCGCCCACAAAGTTCTCGTAGTGGTACTTTGGATGCAGCTTAGGGCCGGCAATGTGCAAGGGTCCCAGACTACTAGGATACTCGATACTTGGCGGGTTCAGAAGTACTGACCTTGATGAGTTCGTCTTCAGTGACTTCCTTCTCGGGAACGTGGGCAGGCTTAGACGTCTCTTCCTCACCGCTGCCTTCTGGCTCTGGCGTGGTGACGATCTTGGCAACATCCTCTTCAGCAGATTCAGTGGAGGTTTCCTTAGTTTCTTCCGTCGAAGACGGCACATCGATTCTGGAGTCGGATGCAATGGCAGCAGTGGAAGATTCGGGCTCGAACGAGAAGTCCTTCTCGTCAGTAGGACGTACTGGAGCTGCTGTGGTAACTTCTTCCTTCTCCTCTTCCTCATCTTCAACCTCGCCGCTACCTTCTGCGGCAGGAATATCAGTAGAGCTCTCCGTCTCCTTGTCCTGATCCTTCTCCTCATCATCGATGTGCTCCTGGAGATCCACATCTTCCTTGGGAATCTCAGCATGGATACCCTTAGTTGGCACCGCAGTAACGGCCTCCTCCGTGGTGATCTCCACAATTTCGGTGGTTGCGCTGTCGTCTTCGCAGATGTAGTTGCTTGGGCAACATTCACCCTATTCCCACCCATTCACCCTATGAAGTCTATTAGCAAAGATAaggccttcgcaaggggccatgtTGTCCTTTCAGGCGCTTTGCCCATTTTTCAAGGGGACCCCCTACAAAAAATTTGacacaaaatctaaaaaaaaatgtgttcccagattttaatgcagagtggtggagaatcaatctacgaatcgtttaaggtattccgctcaagaatctgaagACTAttagcaaagatatggccttcgcaaggggccatgtTGTCCCTTCATGCGATTTCCCCATTTGGCAAGGggacccccttgaaaatttgacagaaaatctaaaaaaaaatgtcttcccagattttgatgcagattggtggagaatcgatctacaaatcgtttaaggtattccgctcaagaatctgaagTCTATTAGCAAAGATAaggccttcgcaaggggccatgtTGTCCTTTCAGGCGCTTTGCCCATTTTTCAAGGggacccccttgaaaatttgacacaaaatctaaaaaaaaatgtgttcccAGATGTGTTCAGGCGCTTTGCCCATTTTTCAAGGGGACCCCCTACAAAAAATTTGacacaaaatctaaaaaaaaatgtgttcccagattttaatgcagagtggtggagaatcaatctacgaatcgtttaaggtattccgctcaagaatctgaagACTAttagcaaagatatggccttcgcaaggggccatgtTGTCCCTTCATGCGATTTCCCCATTTGgcaaggggatccccttgaaaatttgacagaaaatctaaaaaaaaatgtcttcccagattttgatgcagattggtggagaatcgatctacaaatcgtttaaggtattccgctcaagaatctgaacACTCttagcaaagatatggccttcgcaaggggccatgtTGTCCCTTCATGCGATTTTCCCATTTTgcaaggggatccccttgaaaatttgacagaaaatctaaaaaaaaatgtcttcccagattttgatgcagattggtggagaatcgatctacaaatcgtttaaggtattccgctcaagaatctgaagTCTATTAGCAAAGATAaggccttcgcaaggggccatgtTGTCCTTTCAGGCGCTTTGcccatttttaaaggggaCCCCCTACAAAAAATTTGacacaaaatctaaaaaaaaatgtgttcccagattttaatgcagagtggtggagaatcaatctacgaatcgtttaaggtattccgctcaagaatctgaagACTAttagcaaagatatggccttcgcaaggggccatgtTGTCCCTTCATGCGATTTCCCCATTTGgcaaggggatccccttgaaaatttgacagaaaatctaaaaaaaaatgtcttcccagattttgatgcagattggtggagaatcgatctacgaatcgtttaaggtattccgctcaagaatctgaacACTAttagcaaagatatggccttcgcaaggggccatgtTGTCCCTTCATGCGatttccccatttttcaaggggatccccttgaaaatttgacagaaaatctaaaaaaaaatgtcttcccagattttgatgcagattggtggagaatcgatctacgaatcgtttaaggtattccgctcaagaatctgaacACTAttagcaaagatatggccttcgcaaggggccatgtTGTCCCTTCATGCGCTTTCCCCATTTTGCAAGGGGACCCCCTAGAAAAtttgaaagaaaattaaaaaaaatgtttcacagattttgatgcagattggtggagaatggTATGAGTATTTGCGGATATTGGGGCCAGGGTGGTGCCAttttaaaatctgaaaactctcagttttttatttagttttttgttcGATAAGACAGGCACGTAAAAAGTCGCAAGTTTACATTTCAATAAAAAgcgttatatttatttattagatTACAAAGAATAGCTTGCATATAAATTATGATAAGGTATTGAAAACACAAGAGCTGTTCTTAAAAGACATATCAAATAAATAAGatctaaattaaaatttatttatttatttttaaaattaaatacttaGGACTAAAACTATATTTAGAGattataaaaatctaattgaTGTTCGTAGTCGATGGGCGTGGTTTGAAACGCCCTCCGATTACAGCGTATCGCTAAGGCTCAAGTGACTGAAAAGCCAGGTGATCACATGttctaataaaattaatccaaCAGCGCGGCAGCtgagattaaaaaaaaatagtttacaaAGTTAACTCGCTCTCCTGTCATTATCCTCTTGATCCATCCGATTTTCAGTCAGTCGAGCAATAGCTATAGCCGACAGTGTGTTTTCGGTTCCGTATTTAGTTTCCGTTTcagttgatctaaaaattctatgtAGACTACGGTTGTTGCCACCCCAGGTGCACCCGGATGCAATACACCTGTTGGGATGATATTGCAGCGGGTCAGCGGGGGGTGAAGTACAAATTCAATGCGTTAAAACTATGCAATTTGTGTGGTTCGTTTGTAAAATTGCTATAAAAACTAGTTCGTTCGATTCTCCCATCTACACGTATTGTATATAAAAGTACAAAAAGCTTGGAATAGTTTATAGAAGATACAGTTTCTCAACTCAACTCAATTCGATTCAATTCGATGCGATGCGATCCGATTCGATCTGATGTGATCGGAatcgggatcgggatcggTTGTGCGCGTGTTACAGGCAGATTCCGTTGCTCTTGCAACAAATGAAGACTAGAAGCAACAATTAtacacaaaaataataatgtttaaaaaataaggtGACTAAAATACTACAAAAGCGCATTTGGAGAAGAGTGGGCCGCCGGATCGTGGATCGAAGAGATAGAAACCG
This window contains:
- the LOC6501445 gene encoding ER membrane protein complex subunit 6, whose product is MNRVRTTQAKTGEIIAYSEGAIRNNISAVEYCRTSMAAISGCAAGILGLSGTLGFLFYFLSVFVLWILVLLKSGTQWRKFFINRRNLLTNQFMGGLCTYVLFWTFLYGMVHVY
- the LOC6507960 gene encoding beta-1,4-galactosyltransferase 7, coding for MVTVSTVNWLFVCGLSFCLGGIAVLSFMPLGSDCICPLSNPPTRSVGIPATAEHSQEVPKSPHHDHVKADHKMALLVPFRDRFEELLQFVPHITKFLQRQNVEHHIFVLNQVDRFRFNRASLINVGFQFTSNVYDYIAMHDVDLLPMNDDLRYEYPSSLGPLHIAGPKLHPKYHYENFVGGILLVRREQFQQMNGMSNQYWGWGLEDDEFFVRIRDAGLRVTRPENIKTGTNNTFSHIHNRHHRKRDTQKCFNQKEMTRKRDHKTGLDNVRYKILKVHELSIDGVDVTILNILLECDLNKTPWCDCSGTAAAASAVQT
- the LOC6499116 gene encoding nuclear hormone receptor HR96 produces the protein MSPPKNCAVCGDKALGYNFNAVTCESCKAFFRRNALAKKQFTCPFNQNCDITVVTRRFCQKCRLRKCLDIGMKSENIMSEEDKLIKRRKIETNRAKRRLMENGVVDTGEGEPTSGDNKAQADSSSSNIELYSGSQDSQSCGSMDSGANGCVTGNGSPAGVQVNPMEMTAEKIVEQIVSDPDRASQTINRLMRTQKEAISVMEKVISSQKDALKLVSHLIDYPGDALKIISKFMNSPFNALTVFTKFMSSPTDGVEIISKIVDSPADVVEFMQNLMHSPEDAIDIMNKFMNTPAEALRILNRILSGGGASVAQQTSDRKPLLEKEPTAKADLPAERVDTVIQSMLGSGSPPISPQDSAAALDLQYPSPGSEELPSTSSSSHPLPYIAHFPDFDLKTFMQTNYNEEPSMDSEFSINSIESVLSEVIRIEYQAFNSIQAPSSRVKDGSGGLPQTSYGGCNPSGNRSHQTSLQQPICAPSSHLMDRELNEAEQMKLRELRLASEALYDPVDEDLSALMMGDDRIKPDDTRHNPKLLQLINLTAVAIKRLIKMAKKITAFRDMCQEDQVALLKGGCTEMMIMRSVMIYDDDRAAWKVPHTKENMGNIRTDLLKFAEGNIYEEHQKFITTFDEKWRMDENIILIMCAIVLFTSARSRVIHKDVIRLEQNSYYYLLRRYLESVYSGCEAKNAFIKLIQKISDVERLNKFIINVYLNVNPSQVEPLLREIFDLKNH